A genomic segment from [Flavobacterium] thermophilum encodes:
- the rsmE gene encoding Ribosomal RNA small subunit methyltransferase E — protein sequence MQRYFVSERERRGEVVTISGADAHHIARVMRMKPGDAIACVFPDGRTAVCSIEQIASEHVRARIVQWKEEGRELPVRIYIAQGLPKGEKWEFVIQKGTELGAAGFLPFFAARSVVKWDMKKAEKKVERWKKIAKEAAEQAERTSLPEVRAPLSLDALLAFGETVDQRLFAYEEEGRGGRHGSLPALLAGLKPGGTLLAVFGPEGGFSPEEAKRLRQGGFLPCSLGPRILRTETAPLYLLAAASYEWELRAPDWEAAQQ from the coding sequence TTGCAGCGATATTTCGTTTCCGAACGGGAGCGCCGAGGCGAAGTCGTCACGATCAGCGGCGCTGACGCGCACCATATCGCCCGCGTCATGCGCATGAAGCCGGGGGATGCGATCGCTTGCGTCTTTCCGGACGGGCGCACGGCTGTATGCAGCATTGAACAAATTGCCAGTGAGCATGTGCGCGCCCGTATTGTACAATGGAAGGAAGAGGGGCGCGAATTGCCGGTGCGCATTTATATCGCCCAGGGGCTGCCGAAAGGCGAAAAGTGGGAGTTTGTCATCCAAAAAGGGACGGAGCTTGGCGCCGCCGGCTTTCTGCCGTTTTTCGCCGCCCGTTCGGTCGTCAAATGGGACATGAAGAAAGCGGAGAAAAAAGTGGAACGGTGGAAAAAAATTGCGAAAGAGGCGGCCGAACAGGCGGAACGCACGTCATTGCCCGAGGTGCGGGCGCCGCTTTCGCTGGACGCGCTGCTTGCTTTTGGCGAAACGGTGGATCAACGTCTATTCGCCTATGAAGAAGAAGGGCGCGGGGGACGGCACGGTTCGCTGCCGGCGCTGCTTGCCGGCCTCAAGCCCGGCGGCACGCTGCTAGCCGTGTTCGGACCTGAGGGTGGATTTAGCCCTGAGGAGGCAAAGCGGCTCCGACAAGGCGGCTTTTTGCCGTGCAGCCTTGGCCCGCGCATTTTGCGCACGGAAACGGCGCCGCTTTATCTGCTTGCCGCGGCTTCCTATGAATGGGAGCTGCGCGCGCCAGATTGGGAGGCGGCGCAACAGTAA